In Myxococcales bacterium, the following are encoded in one genomic region:
- the pssA gene encoding CDP-diacylglycerol--serine O-phosphatidyltransferase has translation MNAPQGELRRRLTRRRTAKKSKLPPEEGLPGGGTAGESGEEAGREGPRRGFYLLPNLLTSMSLMLGFYSITMSFGAFINPKEGVEYFVRAAWAIFAAGIFDGLDGRVARLTRTTSVFGMQYDSLSDLVSFGLAPAALVYNFALRWGWNDYRGTGLGWVVAFLFVVCGALRLARFNVTTDKLPEGVFQGLSIPAAALLLVFSVLLFHESEWITEYGTAVSYWPFLVLTVLAAFLMVSRFYYPNFKHLDIHRRHPFGTFLFIIIVLVIIFAQPVKSLFLVMAVYAASAPLTWFFVYRRQGHYPWAKPRAGQAPAAPVEPGRDKS, from the coding sequence ATGAACGCTCCGCAGGGTGAATTGCGCCGCCGTTTGACGCGGCGTCGCACGGCGAAGAAATCCAAGTTACCGCCGGAAGAAGGGTTGCCGGGCGGCGGAACGGCGGGAGAAAGCGGCGAGGAAGCCGGCCGGGAAGGGCCGCGCCGCGGTTTCTATCTGTTGCCCAATCTGCTCACCAGCATGAGCCTGATGCTGGGTTTCTACAGCATCACCATGTCCTTCGGGGCGTTCATCAACCCGAAGGAGGGCGTCGAGTATTTCGTGCGCGCCGCCTGGGCGATTTTCGCGGCCGGCATCTTCGACGGCCTCGACGGGCGGGTGGCCCGCCTGACCCGGACGACCAGCGTCTTCGGCATGCAGTACGACAGCCTGTCGGACCTGGTCAGCTTCGGCCTGGCGCCGGCGGCGTTGGTTTACAATTTCGCGTTGCGCTGGGGTTGGAACGACTACCGGGGCACGGGCCTGGGCTGGGTCGTGGCCTTTTTGTTTGTCGTCTGCGGCGCTCTGCGGCTGGCGCGCTTCAACGTCACGACCGACAAACTGCCCGAGGGCGTGTTCCAAGGCCTGTCGATTCCGGCGGCCGCGTTGCTGCTGGTCTTTTCCGTTTTGTTGTTTCACGAATCCGAGTGGATCACCGAATACGGCACCGCCGTTTCGTATTGGCCGTTTCTGGTGTTGACGGTGCTGGCGGCCTTCCTGATGGTCAGCCGCTTCTACTATCCGAACTTCAAGCATCTCGACATTCACCGCCGGCATCCGTTCGGGACGTTCCTGTTCATCATCATCGTGCTGGTCATCATCTTCGCGCAGCCGGTCAAAAGCCTGTTTCTCGTGATGGCGGTTTACGCGGCCAGCGCGCCGCTGACCTGGTTCTTCGTCTACCGCCGGCAGGGCCATTATCCCTGGGCCAAGCCGCGCGCCGGCCAGGCGCC
- a CDS encoding phosphatidylserine decarboxylase family protein gives MYNQNTPILKEGIPFIAIAGLLLLILIVFKLPWYVTLPWLLLTIFVVAFFRNPQRDLAAGDDAIICPADGEVVAVEEIDDARYGMGRCRRVCIFMSPFNVHVNRVPVTGRVLEVRYNPGKFLVASAEKASLDNEQSALILETPGGRRVVVVQIAGMLARRIVSYPKAGDRLYKGQRFGLIRFGSRVDLYLPPAAEIEVRRGDRVFGASTRIGRLADERSAG, from the coding sequence ATGTACAACCAGAATACGCCGATTTTGAAGGAAGGGATTCCGTTCATCGCGATCGCGGGTTTGCTCCTGCTGATCCTGATCGTTTTCAAGCTGCCGTGGTACGTGACGTTGCCGTGGTTGCTGCTGACGATTTTCGTCGTCGCCTTTTTCCGCAACCCGCAGCGCGATCTGGCCGCCGGCGACGACGCGATCATCTGCCCGGCGGACGGCGAGGTGGTGGCGGTGGAGGAGATCGACGATGCGCGGTACGGCATGGGCCGTTGCCGGCGGGTCTGCATTTTCATGAGCCCCTTCAACGTGCACGTCAACCGCGTGCCGGTCACCGGCCGCGTGCTCGAGGTCCGGTACAATCCCGGCAAGTTTTTGGTGGCCTCGGCCGAGAAGGCTTCGCTCGACAACGAACAATCCGCGTTGATTCTCGAAACGCCGGGCGGCCGGCGGGTCGTCGTGGTGCAAATCGCCGGCATGTTGGCGCGCCGGATCGTCAGCTACCCAAAAGCCGGTGACCGGCTGTACAAGGGGCAGCGGTTCGGGCTGATCCGCTTCGGCAGCCGGGTCGATCTGTACCTGCCGCCGGCGGCCGAGATCGAAGTCCGCCGGGGCGACCGGGTCTTCGGCGCATCGACACGAATCGGGAGGTTGGCCGATGAACGCTCCGCAGGGTGA
- a CDS encoding DUF465 domain-containing protein codes for MEDKELAQLAATDPELRRLLDEHRELNRQVDALNKRRVRTAVEEAERKRLSKLKLANKDRIAQIVAKRQGDSGS; via the coding sequence ATGGAAGACAAGGAATTGGCGCAACTCGCGGCAACGGATCCGGAACTCCGCCGGCTCCTGGACGAACACCGGGAGCTCAATCGCCAGGTCGACGCGCTCAACAAGCGGCGCGTGCGGACTGCGGTGGAAGAGGCGGAACGCAAGCGCTTGTCGAAATTGAAGCTTGCCAACAAGGATCGAATCGCGCAGATTGTCGCCAAGCGCCAGGGCGATTCCGGCTCCTGA
- the tsaB gene encoding tRNA (adenosine(37)-N6)-threonylcarbamoyltransferase complex dimerization subunit type 1 TsaB, producing the protein MKLLALDTSTRAGSVALMAGGRVVSAYTFDVSATHSEMLLPVIDRCLAEAGWRIADLDLIACAKGPGGFTGLRIGLATAKGIAFAGGRPLIGVNSLEATALPLAFGATPICPLLDARKRQVFAALYRPDGRGGLTPERDEVSVAAADWARTIAGDCLFVGDGAELYADAIRAAKPDAILVPAALCPARATVVGWLGERAYAAGERGLAANYVRPPDAELNPKFAVKEG; encoded by the coding sequence ATGAAACTTCTTGCCCTGGACACCAGCACCCGCGCCGGTTCGGTGGCGCTGATGGCCGGTGGCCGCGTGGTTTCCGCCTATACTTTCGACGTTTCGGCCACTCACTCCGAAATGCTGCTGCCGGTGATCGATCGCTGCCTGGCCGAAGCCGGTTGGCGGATCGCCGATCTCGACTTGATCGCCTGCGCGAAGGGCCCGGGCGGTTTCACCGGACTGCGCATCGGCCTGGCCACGGCCAAGGGAATCGCCTTCGCCGGCGGCCGGCCGCTGATCGGCGTCAACAGCCTGGAAGCGACCGCGCTGCCGCTCGCCTTCGGCGCCACGCCGATTTGTCCGCTGCTCGACGCCCGCAAACGGCAGGTATTCGCCGCGTTGTACCGGCCGGACGGCCGCGGCGGCCTGACGCCGGAGCGCGACGAGGTCTCGGTGGCGGCCGCCGACTGGGCGCGGACCATCGCGGGCGATTGCCTGTTCGTCGGCGACGGCGCCGAGCTTTACGCCGACGCGATTCGCGCCGCCAAGCCGGACGCGATTCTGGTGCCGGCGGCCTTGTGCCCGGCGCGCGCGACCGTCGTCGGCTGGCTGGGCGAACGAGCCTACGCGGCGGGCGAACGGGGGCTCGCGGCGAATTACGTCCGGCCGCCGGACGCCGAACTCAACCCGAAATTCGCGGTGAAGGAGGGCTAA